One genomic segment of Myotis daubentonii chromosome 14, mMyoDau2.1, whole genome shotgun sequence includes these proteins:
- the CHCHD4 gene encoding mitochondrial intermembrane space import and assembly protein 40, producing the protein MAYCRQEGKDRIIFVTKEDHETPSNAELVADDPNDPYEEHGLILPNGDINWNCPCLGGMASGPCGEQFKSAFSCFHYSTEDLKGSDCVDQFRAMQECMQKYPDLYPQDEEEEEEEEKKPAERLEKAAPAEATATKEEKGSS; encoded by the exons GGAAGGATCGAATTATATTTGTGACCAAAGAAGACCATGAAACTCCAAGCAATGCAGAGCTGGTGGCTGACGATCCCAATGATCCATACGAGGAGCATG GATTGATCCTGCCCAATGGAGACATTAACTGGAACTGCCCGTGCCTGGGGGGAATGGCTAGTGGCCCCTGTGGGGAACAATTCAAGTCAGCCTTTTCCTGCTTCCACTATAGCACGGAGGATCTCAAGGGATCAGACTGTGTAGACCAGTTCCGGGCCATGCAGGAATGCATGCAGAAGTACCCAGACCTCTATCCccaagatgaggaggaggaggaagaggaagagaagaagccaGCAGAACGTTTAGAAAAGGCAGCTCCCGCTGAGGCCACTGCAACCAAAGAAGAGAAGGGGTCAAGCTAA